A genomic window from Candidatus Obscuribacterales bacterium includes:
- a CDS encoding glycosyltransferase family 2 protein produces MSINKTGKLYVLILHWQELQHTLACLNSLRALTFRDFRILVVDNGSETDDGQTISRQYPEVELLRLPENQGFAGGCNAGIKYCLDKGAEWIWLLNNDTKVGMDSLELLLDAGEKNHKAGALSGMVLTGAGETFAASGRGEIDFKKAKTYLRPDVPNGATVVDCEWLSGSNLLLRASALAESGLFDEDYFLYFEDTDLCHRIRLANWKCLLVPAAKVEHVGGASTEGKRRFWRAYYYTRNRLLFFRRYLTGTSRWPAQLSIAGHLLRHALVLPFRGPIGRKQLKAEYLGFTDYVNGRLGRAKCLDWCD; encoded by the coding sequence ATGTCTATCAACAAAACCGGCAAACTTTATGTCCTGATCCTTCATTGGCAGGAGCTGCAGCATACCCTGGCGTGCCTGAATTCATTACGGGCGCTGACTTTCCGGGATTTTCGCATCCTTGTAGTCGACAATGGCTCAGAAACGGACGACGGTCAGACTATCAGTCGCCAATATCCGGAAGTTGAACTTTTACGCTTGCCGGAAAACCAAGGCTTTGCCGGAGGGTGTAACGCCGGTATCAAATATTGCTTGGACAAAGGCGCTGAATGGATCTGGCTTTTGAACAACGATACAAAGGTTGGAATGGACAGCCTGGAGTTGCTTCTCGATGCCGGAGAGAAGAATCATAAAGCAGGCGCGTTGAGCGGCATGGTGTTAACAGGCGCCGGTGAGACTTTCGCCGCTTCCGGGCGCGGCGAAATTGACTTTAAAAAAGCAAAAACATATTTGCGTCCTGACGTGCCGAATGGTGCAACCGTTGTTGACTGTGAGTGGTTATCAGGAAGCAATTTGCTTTTGCGTGCATCTGCTTTGGCTGAGTCAGGGCTTTTTGATGAAGACTACTTTCTCTATTTCGAAGATACTGATCTGTGCCACCGTATTCGCCTAGCGAATTGGAAATGTCTACTTGTACCAGCAGCGAAAGTTGAGCACGTTGGCGGAGCGTCTACCGAAGGCAAACGGCGCTTTTGGCGCGCGTATTATTACACTAGAAATCGGTTGTTGTTCTTCAGAAGGTATTTGACGGGTACTTCGAGGTGGCCGGCGCAACTTTCCATTGCAGGACATTTACTTCGTCATGCGTTGGTTTTGCCGTTTAGAGGGCCAATTGGACGGAAGCAACTGAAGGCGGAATATTTGGGATTCACCGACTACGTGAACGGCCGATTAGGACGCGCGAAGTGTCTTGATTGGTGTGATTAA
- a CDS encoding acyl-CoA/acyl-ACP dehydrogenase, with product MVDNNEKSLAEDMLRIGGKSEEEAKRTGAVDRADDDVEKFFAEQYRTANSPVHRAVWRRIKGSKFNSTPVENKYINEAFSRSIVTVQNYKQRGALYNEQDKLSDSLIDELGKAGYWGLLIDKEFGGQGLSVREFMDYLKRMSAYGEPTLAGMSSVHGCIGAVDPVRTFGNEEQKQRFLTKLASGEALSGFALTEPGAGSDLTAIKTTAVLDGDNYLLTGEKLFITNALPGRTIGVVCLVDGKPAVLIVELPNEHNENFEVVHYGLHALRRAHNNGLRFRNFPVPKENLLVPPHGDGLTIAYHGLNRGRVALCANASGVLRKMLKSIMPWAKYRETYGAAIETRELVKRRIARTAALIIGCDALETWCSTLLDEGYRGELECIIAKIFGSEAQKEVAIEYVMKTHGGRSFLVGHEFGDNLHDFLAPCIYEGEGEMLCMAFFKGLVKEHGLSFMAPIAKRLEICRLKTFNPINPVHVFKLRREIFNYSFWFLGQLFKLPERAKNMDKRLVKHAQFANDQLSKAALELSLIMVKHQLKLADRQVRMVELSQRIQDLIVIYVTCQYANQTPYDGVKMAAADVLCRDLTRKLTGKRISDSDIAAMRKLADYVIDGHFKEIDGVEETEILRRYK from the coding sequence ATGGTTGATAACAACGAAAAGAGTCTTGCAGAAGATATGTTGCGGATTGGCGGGAAATCCGAAGAGGAAGCCAAACGCACAGGTGCCGTCGATCGCGCAGACGACGACGTAGAAAAGTTTTTTGCCGAACAATATCGCACTGCCAACAGCCCGGTTCATAGGGCGGTTTGGCGTCGGATAAAAGGCAGTAAGTTTAATTCCACTCCCGTAGAAAACAAGTACATCAACGAGGCATTTAGTCGCTCGATTGTCACTGTGCAGAATTACAAACAGCGCGGTGCTCTTTATAACGAGCAAGACAAACTCAGCGATAGCCTAATCGACGAGCTTGGCAAAGCCGGCTATTGGGGCTTGTTAATCGACAAAGAGTTTGGCGGACAAGGACTGAGTGTTCGCGAATTTATGGATTATCTCAAGCGGATGTCCGCATACGGCGAGCCCACACTTGCCGGAATGTCCTCTGTTCATGGTTGCATCGGCGCAGTAGACCCAGTGCGCACATTTGGCAACGAAGAACAGAAGCAAAGATTTTTGACAAAGCTGGCTAGCGGCGAAGCGCTTTCCGGTTTTGCTTTGACCGAGCCCGGCGCAGGTTCAGACCTGACAGCAATTAAGACGACAGCCGTTTTAGATGGCGACAATTATTTGCTCACCGGCGAAAAGCTGTTTATTACAAACGCACTGCCGGGACGAACAATAGGCGTTGTCTGTCTTGTCGACGGCAAGCCGGCTGTTTTGATTGTCGAGTTGCCCAATGAACACAACGAGAATTTCGAAGTTGTTCATTACGGATTGCATGCCTTGAGGCGCGCCCACAACAACGGTCTGCGTTTCAGGAACTTCCCTGTGCCGAAAGAAAATCTTCTTGTCCCGCCGCACGGCGATGGCCTTACCATTGCGTATCACGGATTGAACAGAGGGCGTGTTGCTCTGTGCGCAAATGCATCAGGCGTATTGCGCAAGATGTTGAAGAGCATCATGCCCTGGGCGAAATATCGTGAAACATATGGCGCTGCCATCGAAACACGCGAGTTGGTCAAGAGAAGAATTGCTCGCACGGCTGCTTTGATAATTGGTTGCGATGCGCTTGAAACCTGGTGTTCAACACTGTTGGACGAAGGATATCGAGGCGAACTCGAGTGCATCATTGCCAAGATCTTTGGCAGCGAAGCACAGAAGGAAGTCGCAATTGAATATGTGATGAAGACTCACGGCGGCAGATCTTTCCTTGTTGGTCACGAATTTGGCGATAACCTGCACGACTTTCTTGCGCCCTGTATTTACGAGGGTGAGGGCGAAATGTTGTGCATGGCTTTCTTCAAAGGGCTGGTAAAGGAGCATGGTTTGTCGTTTATGGCGCCTATTGCTAAACGCCTGGAAATTTGCCGACTGAAGACATTCAATCCAATAAATCCTGTGCACGTGTTTAAGCTGCGTCGCGAGATTTTCAATTACAGCTTCTGGTTTTTGGGACAGCTGTTCAAGTTGCCAGAGCGAGCCAAAAATATGGACAAGCGTTTGGTTAAGCACGCTCAATTTGCCAACGACCAATTGAGCAAAGCTGCACTGGAGCTTAGTTTGATCATGGTCAAACATCAACTCAAGCTCGCTGATAGACAAGTGAGAATGGTTGAACTGTCGCAGCGGATTCAAGATTTGATCGTCATATACGTCACTTGCCAGTACGCCAATCAAACTCCATATGACGGTGTGAAGATGGCTGCCGCAGACGTACTTTGCCGCGACCTGACGAGAAAGCTCACAGGCAAGCGGATATCCGACAGTGACATTGCGGCAATGAGAAAACTTGCCGACTACGTCATCGACGGACACTTCAAAGAAATAGACGGCGTTGAAGAGACAGAAATTCTTAGACGCTACAAGTAA
- a CDS encoding DNA adenine methylase, with translation MNTAVNAYKPALGITSLPAGKTIARPFLKWAGGKSQLLASYEQYFPKAFNSYFEPFIGGGAVFFHLQPGKATISDLNPELTNCYQVIRDDVESVIRALHKHTNNYDHYYKVRDLNPDKLTAAQRAARMIFLNRTCFNGLYRVNSSGKFNVPFGKYKNPRICDADNLRATSKLLKQVNVICAPFETALKTAKKGDFIYLDPPYQPVSTTAYFTSYTKGSFREEDQERLAEVFTKLSKRGCLLMLSNSDNDFIRDLYSDFRQETVLANRAINCKGNRRGPVKELLVLNY, from the coding sequence GTGAACACGGCAGTCAACGCTTACAAGCCTGCCCTGGGGATAACATCCCTCCCGGCAGGAAAAACAATTGCCCGACCATTTTTAAAATGGGCCGGCGGAAAATCACAATTGCTTGCATCTTACGAACAATATTTTCCAAAAGCGTTTAACTCATATTTTGAACCATTTATTGGCGGCGGTGCTGTCTTCTTTCACTTGCAGCCAGGAAAGGCCACAATTTCGGATTTGAATCCTGAACTTACGAATTGCTACCAGGTGATTCGTGACGACGTAGAATCGGTGATCAGAGCCCTCCATAAACACACTAACAATTATGATCACTACTATAAGGTTCGGGATTTAAATCCGGACAAATTAACAGCAGCGCAGCGTGCAGCGCGCATGATCTTTTTAAACAGAACTTGCTTCAACGGCTTGTACCGTGTCAACAGCAGCGGCAAATTCAATGTGCCTTTCGGCAAATATAAAAACCCGCGCATTTGCGATGCGGACAATTTACGCGCCACAAGCAAATTGCTCAAACAAGTAAATGTAATCTGCGCTCCATTTGAAACGGCGCTGAAAACCGCCAAAAAAGGCGATTTCATTTATTTAGATCCGCCGTATCAACCAGTAAGCACAACCGCATATTTCACGAGTTACACAAAAGGCTCCTTCCGCGAAGAAGACCAAGAACGCCTGGCCGAAGTATTCACCAAATTGTCCAAACGCGGCTGCCTGCTTATGTTGAGCAATTCCGACAACGATTTCATCCGCGACTTATACTCCGACTTCCGCCAAGAAACAGTCCTAGCCAACCGGGCCATCAACTGCAAAGGCAACCGCCGCGGCCCCGTTAAAGAACTCCTTGTGCTTAACTACTGA
- the dnaA gene encoding chromosomal replication initiator protein DnaA encodes MSGKVQLSAPEIWELAKKSLAQKLSHPSFKMGVDVAQLQDLTEDEAILGVPNDGTKTFVCSGYIEIIVNAIAEIVGKKVALKVVIDPSLEQDSYNGSIASLSASSSAPALKAAPPADFIVPAQPQFNARVTSSNLSAKYTFDSFVIGSHNRFLHSAALSVAERPGQSYNPLFIYGGVGLGKTHIMQAIGNQLLRSNPQLVVRYLSCETFTNELISYIRDDRMKEFRKRYRQIDVLLIDDIQFIEGKEATQEEFFHTFNALKDNDKQIVLSCDRPPKALARLEDRLKSRFEWGLIADIQTPDLETRLAILSKKAQLEKLAVPADVLEFIASSYTTNIRELEGALLRITAYSRMTGAPINIGMAGQVLEPSGPPKSKKIITLDQILEATASHYRLEVSELRSTNRSQHLALPRHIAMYLAHELLDMSFPRIGEAFSNRKHTSALYAHKRIKEESSKDAALSQDIKQIRHQLSL; translated from the coding sequence TTGAGCGGGAAAGTCCAACTATCAGCGCCTGAGATCTGGGAATTGGCCAAGAAATCTCTTGCTCAAAAGCTCAGTCACCCGTCATTCAAGATGGGCGTAGATGTGGCACAGCTTCAGGACTTAACCGAAGATGAAGCTATCTTGGGCGTTCCAAATGACGGCACAAAAACTTTTGTCTGCTCTGGATACATCGAAATAATCGTGAACGCCATTGCTGAAATAGTCGGCAAAAAAGTTGCACTCAAGGTTGTTATTGATCCAAGCCTCGAGCAAGATTCTTATAATGGTTCTATTGCTTCGCTGTCTGCATCCAGCTCTGCGCCTGCGCTGAAAGCCGCTCCACCGGCTGATTTCATCGTTCCGGCGCAACCGCAATTTAACGCGCGTGTAACTTCGTCAAATCTTTCAGCTAAGTACACATTCGATAGTTTTGTTATCGGATCCCACAATCGCTTTCTACATTCTGCAGCACTTTCTGTTGCCGAAAGACCAGGTCAGTCATATAACCCGCTTTTCATATACGGGGGAGTTGGTCTTGGAAAAACGCACATCATGCAAGCAATCGGCAATCAATTGCTGAGATCCAACCCGCAATTGGTCGTGCGCTATTTGAGTTGCGAGACTTTTACAAACGAACTCATCAGTTACATTCGCGACGACAGAATGAAAGAATTTCGCAAACGTTATCGACAGATTGATGTCTTGCTTATAGATGATATTCAATTCATAGAAGGCAAAGAAGCGACGCAAGAAGAGTTTTTCCATACTTTCAATGCGTTGAAAGACAACGACAAGCAAATTGTTCTTTCTTGTGACAGACCGCCTAAAGCGCTTGCTCGTCTTGAAGACCGCTTGAAGAGCCGCTTTGAATGGGGTCTAATTGCTGATATTCAAACTCCGGATTTAGAAACGCGCTTGGCCATCTTGAGCAAGAAAGCACAGCTGGAAAAACTGGCTGTACCTGCTGATGTGCTTGAGTTTATTGCCAGCTCCTACACAACAAATATTCGTGAATTAGAAGGAGCACTGCTGCGCATTACCGCTTATTCGCGCATGACCGGTGCACCGATAAACATCGGCATGGCCGGACAAGTACTTGAGCCATCCGGTCCGCCAAAGTCCAAGAAAATTATTACTCTCGATCAAATACTTGAGGCAACCGCATCGCACTATCGCCTTGAAGTAAGTGAATTGCGTTCAACAAACAGATCACAACACCTTGCTCTACCAAGACATATCGCCATGTACCTCGCGCATGAACTTCTCGACATGAGCTTTCCAAGGATCGGCGAAGCTTTCAGTAATCGCAAACATACATCTGCTCTATATGCGCACAAGCGCATAAAAGAAGAATCTTCGAAAGATGCCGCCCTGTCACAAGACATCAAGCAAATCAGGCACCAGTTGAGCCTTTGA
- the yidC gene encoding membrane protein insertase YidC, whose protein sequence is MDITYSFMLPVLEEIAKFCHSYGWAIVFLTILVRILVYPLVASSTRSMQRMSQLQPQLKIIQDRYKNDPEKFQKKAAEFYQKNQINPVGGCLPTLVQLPILFALFAAFTGPPFGDKAIPVKIHVVSQQDAAQVKKAEVSGGNSAYVSREGNLAKVIVFPGDSTVVAGDQIVFGTRAVDGTLPNDFKVEWKITGDAHGATVNSDGTAVFPQTGDVTVEAMVPGIAKSESFGFISSLGKVAKGLDLLKPANWDNLFLILMFGATMYLSQKLMVQPQPANADPEQVMIQKQTQRTMPIALTGMFFFIPLPSGVFLYMVISNIIQSLQTWLIMRKPAPAIVDVLSDGPPAKSSENMEGTVIDVIETNGETGEGKKKSKKKKSPKKEGG, encoded by the coding sequence GTGGATATTACATACTCATTCATGTTGCCTGTCTTGGAGGAAATTGCCAAATTCTGCCATAGCTATGGCTGGGCAATTGTCTTTCTGACGATTCTAGTGCGCATTCTTGTTTATCCGCTTGTTGCAAGCTCGACTCGCTCAATGCAGCGCATGTCGCAATTGCAGCCGCAATTGAAAATAATTCAGGACCGCTATAAAAACGACCCGGAAAAGTTCCAGAAGAAAGCCGCAGAGTTCTACCAAAAGAATCAAATTAACCCAGTTGGTGGTTGTTTGCCAACATTGGTACAACTTCCAATTCTCTTTGCGCTCTTTGCAGCATTCACCGGACCGCCGTTTGGTGACAAAGCAATCCCAGTAAAAATTCACGTTGTCTCGCAGCAAGATGCAGCACAAGTAAAAAAAGCGGAAGTCTCCGGCGGCAATAGCGCTTATGTTAGTCGGGAAGGCAACCTGGCTAAAGTAATTGTTTTCCCGGGCGACTCAACGGTAGTTGCCGGTGATCAAATAGTATTCGGCACAAGAGCCGTTGATGGTACTTTGCCTAACGACTTCAAGGTCGAATGGAAAATTACAGGCGATGCTCACGGAGCAACTGTCAACAGTGACGGTACGGCAGTATTTCCGCAAACAGGCGATGTGACTGTTGAAGCAATGGTTCCAGGCATTGCCAAATCCGAAAGCTTTGGTTTCATCAGCAGTCTGGGCAAAGTCGCCAAAGGACTGGATCTATTGAAGCCGGCTAACTGGGATAACCTATTCTTGATTTTGATGTTCGGAGCCACCATGTACCTCTCGCAGAAGTTGATGGTGCAACCGCAACCGGCAAATGCTGATCCCGAACAAGTAATGATTCAAAAGCAAACACAAAGAACAATGCCTATTGCATTGACCGGTATGTTCTTCTTTATACCGCTGCCCTCAGGCGTGTTTCTTTACATGGTCATATCCAACATCATTCAGAGTTTGCAGACATGGCTCATCATGCGCAAGCCTGCTCCTGCGATAGTAGATGTCTTGTCCGACGGCCCGCCGGCGAAGTCGTCCGAGAACATGGAAGGCACTGTCATTGATGTCATCGAGACCAATGGCGAAACCGGAGAAGGCAAGAAGAAGAGCAAAAAGAAAAAGTCACCGAAGAAAGAAGGTGGCTAA
- a CDS encoding histone deacetylase codes for MVLDQLEKDRDKSVARVEPDLISVEDLELVHTRKYLETLKDSEVWKQIFELRHKEFFASPKNLPLSDLFDDIRLKCGGTLLAAELALKHGLAANLGGGYHHAFPDKGRGFCVLNDIAVSIRSLQKRRLVKNVLIVDLDFHQGDGTALIFKNDPTVFTLSVHSEEGWPEEKQQSTLDVGLYENQMKDYQQHVENAVDKALSMFTPDLVIYIGGSDPYEKDVLAGTKFMQLTLDEMNKRDKYVIDKFADKQIPLAMVFAGGYGPHVWEVHYFAVKHMLNRAGC; via the coding sequence ATGGTTTTAGATCAACTAGAAAAAGATCGTGACAAGTCCGTCGCGCGTGTTGAACCGGATCTCATCTCTGTTGAAGATCTCGAACTTGTGCACACCAGAAAGTATTTAGAGACACTCAAGGATTCAGAAGTTTGGAAGCAAATTTTCGAACTCCGTCACAAAGAGTTTTTCGCCAGCCCCAAGAATTTGCCACTGAGCGATCTTTTCGACGATATTCGCCTTAAATGCGGCGGCACACTTCTTGCCGCTGAACTTGCGCTGAAACATGGACTGGCAGCAAACCTGGGTGGCGGCTATCATCATGCATTTCCCGATAAGGGCCGTGGCTTTTGCGTTTTAAACGACATTGCTGTTTCAATTCGTTCGCTGCAAAAACGCAGGCTCGTCAAAAATGTGTTGATTGTCGATCTTGATTTCCACCAGGGCGACGGCACTGCATTGATTTTCAAAAACGATCCGACCGTGTTTACTTTGTCGGTGCATTCAGAAGAAGGTTGGCCGGAAGAAAAACAACAAAGCACGCTTGATGTTGGTCTCTACGAAAATCAAATGAAAGACTATCAGCAGCATGTGGAAAACGCCGTCGACAAAGCGTTGAGCATGTTCACGCCCGACCTCGTTATTTACATCGGCGGTAGCGATCCATACGAGAAGGATGTTTTGGCGGGAACCAAATTCATGCAACTAACGCTCGATGAAATGAACAAGCGCGACAAGTACGTAATAGACAAATTTGCTGATAAACAAATTCCATTAGCTATGGTTTTTGCCGGCGGCTACGGTCCACACGTCTGGGAAGTCCACTACTTCGCCGTGAAACACATGCTTAATCGAGCTGGTTGCTGA
- a CDS encoding M4 family metallopeptidase: MSNYLNGFIPEFMLNTLTYSSPENPAFADLLTADKETEYAQTFEMLQQPFKRRKSRFSLALDKFIGKVDSQTLAAYEQAEAMRKEMELGMKFYKRVYKPSELGFIDGVIAGLQFVILTGRAPSQEKGNGTGERFIYDAVCDSDLPGKEYCSETKTPTKADEDLDSLFKFSGQVRKVFLDVFGKNSLDGKGMRIKASGHYSNTGDKRKCEYDNAFWNGYMFVCGNASKKIFKTFILLSVVAHEMGHGFENMTLPSWNNDYYGEQGGRMEAFGDFISAVVTLVSNNWTIEHGATKEVGGFQIGKGIFMPQIQGYCLRDPFLEIGEYEYKDPVIGKSHQTRHMKEIYNGESDRGGVHWNATIFYGAFARWCRRGGGDITKYARVWYNGHQRIKSSHNFQQGIEAIGSVCQSAEPSLYPHLREGANEVGLILPGNVQIIVP; this comes from the coding sequence ATGAGCAACTATCTGAACGGATTTATACCTGAGTTCATGCTCAACACCTTGACCTACAGCTCCCCGGAGAACCCAGCATTCGCCGACTTGCTCACAGCGGACAAGGAAACTGAGTACGCTCAAACATTTGAAATGCTTCAGCAACCATTCAAGCGTCGCAAGAGTCGCTTCTCGCTTGCCCTAGACAAGTTCATCGGCAAAGTCGATTCGCAAACTCTGGCGGCCTATGAACAGGCTGAGGCAATGCGCAAAGAAATGGAACTTGGCATGAAGTTCTACAAGCGCGTTTATAAACCAAGTGAGTTGGGCTTCATCGACGGCGTTATCGCCGGACTGCAATTCGTGATTCTGACCGGTCGTGCGCCTAGCCAAGAAAAGGGCAATGGCACCGGCGAGAGATTTATCTACGATGCAGTTTGCGACTCCGACTTGCCTGGAAAGGAATACTGCAGCGAGACTAAAACGCCAACCAAGGCCGATGAAGACCTGGACTCCTTGTTCAAGTTTTCCGGACAAGTGCGCAAAGTCTTTCTGGATGTCTTCGGCAAAAACTCCCTTGACGGCAAGGGCATGAGAATCAAAGCCTCAGGACACTACTCAAACACCGGCGACAAACGCAAGTGTGAATATGACAACGCGTTCTGGAATGGCTACATGTTTGTTTGCGGTAACGCCAGCAAGAAGATCTTCAAGACCTTCATCCTGCTAAGCGTTGTAGCTCACGAAATGGGCCACGGCTTTGAAAACATGACACTTCCCTCATGGAACAACGACTACTACGGCGAGCAAGGCGGACGAATGGAAGCATTCGGCGACTTTATCTCGGCAGTGGTAACGCTTGTTTCCAACAACTGGACCATTGAACATGGCGCCACGAAGGAGGTTGGTGGTTTCCAAATCGGTAAAGGCATCTTCATGCCTCAGATTCAGGGCTACTGCTTGCGCGATCCATTCCTGGAAATCGGCGAGTACGAGTACAAGGATCCCGTCATCGGCAAGTCTCACCAAACTCGCCACATGAAGGAAATCTACAACGGTGAATCCGATAGAGGCGGCGTGCACTGGAATGCCACAATCTTCTACGGAGCGTTTGCTCGCTGGTGCAGACGTGGCGGTGGCGACATCACCAAGTATGCACGTGTCTGGTACAACGGACACCAAAGAATCAAGAGCTCGCACAACTTCCAGCAGGGCATTGAGGCTATCGGCAGCGTTTGCCAAAGCGCAGAACCGAGTCTCTATCCGCATCTGCGCGAAGGCGCCAACGAAGTTGGCTTGATTCTGCCGGGTAACGTGCAGATTATAGTGCCGTGA
- the yidD gene encoding membrane protein insertion efficiency factor YidD, which yields MKELFLLAIRFYQATRLMRLPACRFYPSCSDYAKQSIEMHGVLKGATLAVFRLLRCQPFCKGGTDFPPTRTVGVGAHCMRPFNVTAHKLLTETVGNP from the coding sequence ATGAAAGAACTATTTTTGCTGGCAATTCGTTTTTATCAAGCAACGCGCTTGATGAGACTGCCGGCGTGTCGCTTTTATCCGAGTTGTTCTGATTACGCCAAGCAAAGTATCGAAATGCACGGCGTCCTCAAAGGCGCAACGCTAGCCGTATTTAGACTCTTGCGCTGCCAGCCTTTTTGTAAAGGCGGCACAGACTTTCCGCCGACACGTACCGTTGGCGTAGGGGCGCATTGCATGCGCCCGTTCAATGTGACCGCACACAAGTTGTTGACCGAAACAGTGGGGAATCCATAG
- the rnpA gene encoding ribonuclease P protein component: MFKRAYAARKFVASPAVTLYVLPRQERSHERLPFAGFVVSKKVHSKATERNRSKRRVREAYRRVRLEKQSLKQWYAVVWLINEQAVSAGFDELVKTMSEAVDKADKSFGKTKR; this comes from the coding sequence TTGTTTAAGCGTGCCTATGCAGCAAGAAAATTCGTAGCTTCTCCGGCAGTGACGTTGTATGTCTTGCCTCGGCAAGAACGCAGCCACGAAAGATTGCCGTTTGCCGGTTTTGTAGTTAGCAAAAAAGTTCACAGCAAAGCAACAGAACGCAACAGATCAAAACGTAGGGTGCGTGAAGCATACAGAAGAGTACGGCTGGAGAAACAAAGTCTCAAGCAATGGTACGCAGTAGTCTGGCTGATCAACGAACAAGCAGTAAGTGCCGGCTTCGATGAACTCGTTAAAACAATGAGTGAAGCAGTTGATAAAGCAGACAAGTCCTTCGGTAAAACGAAACGATGA
- the dnaN gene encoding DNA polymerase III subunit beta, which yields MHFAIQKDALVKALKDVSSAIATRVVQPILSNVLIESIDDVTLRFTATDLDLAIQTKCPAVVYKPGAVTLPGKKLLEVVAKLPNDLVTIQVTPEHETAVTCQRSKFNISGLAAEDFPKVLDSRSSDGLVMPSEVLKRAIAQTAFAAAGYDAASILGGVYLLLSDGSFEATATDASRLAHRKDTLNVSSPAARRESEKEAEGGVTSTTATMDRPVTLKAIVPARACAELTKLLDVKESPEVRIAMLSGQITFETDSHYLSTRLIGGEYPRYQELFPANYTHLAHFEREALMSVVERVAVMSDERTHLINLHFDGETLKVSSNTPDVGRAQDEVPMRYEGEALDVAVNVRYVVEVLQKLTSAEVRLEMTGSLKPLIFKGDNDENYRYLLMPVQSKTK from the coding sequence ATGCATTTTGCTATCCAGAAGGACGCATTGGTTAAAGCGCTGAAGGACGTCAGCAGCGCAATCGCCACTCGTGTTGTTCAGCCGATTTTAAGCAATGTTCTTATCGAATCAATCGATGATGTGACATTGCGCTTTACCGCAACAGACCTGGATTTAGCTATTCAGACCAAGTGCCCCGCTGTTGTCTATAAGCCAGGCGCCGTTACTTTGCCGGGCAAGAAACTTCTGGAAGTTGTAGCAAAGTTGCCCAATGACCTGGTCACAATTCAAGTCACGCCCGAACATGAGACAGCTGTCACCTGCCAGCGTTCAAAGTTCAACATCTCCGGTTTGGCTGCAGAAGATTTTCCAAAAGTGCTTGATTCACGCTCATCAGACGGGCTTGTTATGCCGTCCGAAGTTTTGAAAAGAGCGATTGCTCAAACTGCCTTTGCTGCTGCCGGTTATGACGCTGCCAGCATTTTAGGCGGTGTCTACTTGTTGCTTTCCGATGGTTCTTTTGAAGCCACAGCAACTGACGCATCCAGACTCGCGCATAGAAAAGACACACTCAATGTCTCAAGTCCGGCCGCTCGCAGAGAAAGCGAGAAAGAAGCTGAAGGCGGTGTTACATCGACAACTGCCACGATGGATCGTCCAGTCACCTTGAAGGCAATTGTTCCAGCCAGAGCTTGTGCTGAACTGACAAAATTACTCGACGTTAAGGAATCACCGGAAGTGCGCATCGCGATGCTGAGCGGGCAAATCACTTTCGAAACGGATTCGCATTACCTGAGCACACGCCTAATTGGCGGCGAGTACCCGCGCTATCAGGAGCTTTTCCCGGCTAACTACACTCACCTAGCCCACTTCGAGCGCGAAGCCTTGATGTCGGTTGTAGAGCGCGTTGCTGTTATGTCTGATGAGCGCACACACCTGATCAACTTGCACTTTGATGGCGAGACTTTGAAAGTGTCTTCCAACACACCTGATGTTGGACGCGCACAAGACGAAGTGCCGATGCGTTATGAAGGCGAAGCTTTGGATGTCGCTGTTAACGTTCGCTATGTAGTGGAAGTTTTGCAGAAACTGACAAGCGCCGAAGTGCGTTTGGAAATGACCGGATCTTTGAAGCCGCTAATCTTCAAAGGTGACAACGATGAAAACTACCGTTACTTGTTGATGCCGGTTCAGTCAAAGACTAAATAG
- the rpmH gene encoding 50S ribosomal protein L34, translating to MKRTLRGSKTKAKKDSGFLKRMTTKAGKKVLKARRAKGRYKLSV from the coding sequence ATGAAAAGAACTCTCAGAGGCTCAAAAACCAAAGCCAAAAAAGATAGCGGCTTCCTGAAGCGCATGACCACCAAAGCAGGCAAAAAGGTACTCAAAGCGCGCCGCGCCAAAGGCCGCTACAAACTCTCCGTCTAG